ATGGGGAGCTGGCCTCCGGCGAGTCGGGCCGCACCACGGCCCACCTCAGCTTCGCCCTCGACGACCGGTATACCACCCTGGAAAACCTGTTTGGCAAGGAAGGCGCCCGCCTGGCCGCCGAAAGCCACCAAACAGCCGTGGACGTCATCGAGCAGATTGTAAGCCGGGAGAAAATCGACTGCGACTTTGAGCGCCTCGACGGCTACCTGTTTCTGCCTCAGGATGGCAAGCCCAAAGAGCTGGACGACGAGCTGGAAGCCGCTACCCGCGCCGGCGTGCCCGGCCTGCGCCGCCTGCCTGACGCCGGCGTGCAGGGGTTTGAAACCGGCGAGTGCCTGGTGTTTCCCAATCAGGGGCAGTTTCACATCCTGAAGTACCTGCGGGGCCTGGCCGAGGCCATTGTGCGCCAGGGGGGCCGCATCTACACCCGCACCCACGTGCAGTCGGTGCGTGGCGGCCGCGACGCCCACGTGGTAACCAGCGACGGACTGGAAGTAGGCGCCGATGCCATTGTGGTAGCCACCAACACCCCCATGAACGACCGGGTGGTGATGCACACCAAGCAGCATCCGTACCGCACCTACGTGGTGGCGGCCCGCGTGCCCAAAGGCTCCGTCACGAAAGCCCTGTACTGGGACACGGCCGACCCCTACCACTACATCCGCCTGCAAGAAGTGGACGCCGGCCCCCGTGGCGGCCACGCCGACTACGACCTGCTGGTAGTGGGCGGCGAAGACCACAAAACCGGTCAGGAAGAAGACCCCGAGGAGCGCCTGCGCTGCCTCACCGAATGGGTGCACGAGAACTTCCCGACGGCCGGCAAAATCGAGTACAGCTGGTCGGGGCAGGTGATGGAACCGGTGGACGGGCTAGCCTACGCCGGCCGCAATCCGCTCGACGACGACAACGTGTACATCATCACCGGCGACTCGGGCCACGGCATGACCCACGGCACGCTGGGCCCCATGATTATCACCGACCTGATTCTGGGCCGCGACAATCCCTGGGCCAAGCTCTACGACCCTGCCCGCGTGACGGTGCGTTTTGAGTCGGTGAAAGAGTACATCAAGGAAAACATCAACGTGGCCGCCGAGTACACCGACCTGCTCACCGGCGGCGACGTGCAGACCGCCGATGAAATAGCCCCCGGCTCCGGAGCCGTCATTGGCC
This region of Hymenobacter sp. YIM 151500-1 genomic DNA includes:
- a CDS encoding FAD-dependent oxidoreductase — encoded protein: MPQAQPLRTSGATQSSWFPTAGPLPTFNPLTESLTADVVVVGGGIAGLTTAYLLGREGQRVVVLEDGELASGESGRTTAHLSFALDDRYTTLENLFGKEGARLAAESHQTAVDVIEQIVSREKIDCDFERLDGYLFLPQDGKPKELDDELEAATRAGVPGLRRLPDAGVQGFETGECLVFPNQGQFHILKYLRGLAEAIVRQGGRIYTRTHVQSVRGGRDAHVVTSDGLEVGADAIVVATNTPMNDRVVMHTKQHPYRTYVVAARVPKGSVTKALYWDTADPYHYIRLQEVDAGPRGGHADYDLLVVGGEDHKTGQEEDPEERLRCLTEWVHENFPTAGKIEYSWSGQVMEPVDGLAYAGRNPLDDDNVYIITGDSGHGMTHGTLGPMIITDLILGRDNPWAKLYDPARVTVRFESVKEYIKENINVAAEYTDLLTGGDVQTADEIAPGSGAVIGRGPLKVAVYRDPKGQLHECSAVCPHLHCIVHWNSLETSWDCPCHGSRFNAYGKLMNGPANTDLAPVD